The genomic interval ggtatcgtcgcagtCGTAACgatgtgctgaataaagttattatgttatttataccctaTGGCAAACAaattggcaaaattgctgtttttattgTATTCCCTCCGAAAAcaattaataaaaagttaataaataaattatatgtaaaacAAAGTGATGCTAATAAATaatacttgtcccgcaaaaaacaagtccttatacagttatgttgatgcaaaaataaaaaagttatagctctttgaatacgacgatggaaaaaacgtaaagaaTAGTTTGGTCATTAATATATAGACCTGgttcaagttaaaggggttgtctgtctttaatatttacaaaATAAGCCAATGACAGgttatcagctgtaatctgtaaagGAACCCGACAGAAAAGTGTTCAATTACCCTGCAGGGCCATCacagggaaattaagcattacataaagtcctttaaagtcaatgggccgTCTAAGTAACTTTTAATTTACAGTaccatgggcaatgctgctatacACCAAAAGAGCAATTTCTGAAGCCAAGGGGAACCCTTTACGAAGTGAGTACTATGCAGTTACATGTAATTTGATTTATAAGAAGAAAAATAACCAGAATAGTATATATACATAACAAACAACATAATTTCTCGCATTCCGGTTAAGTATAAGAGGTGTAAATGACCAATAACCTTTTTTACACCTAGTCTAACCCATGTAACGACACCTCGCCCCGCAAAGTTTAaaccctcacacctctaaattgatggaaaaataaaaaagttatggctctcagaatatggcgacacaaaatatttttttcttttagcaaatagttttatttttttaaaagtggtataaCCTGgaccaaaacatataaatttggtatccccgtaattgtatcaacctgtagaataaggtgaatatgtagtttttaccgcctgatagacgccgtaaaaacaaaaaatggtgtaatcgctgttttttgcccatttcaccccacaaataattacagtacattatgcggtataataaatggtgccatgaaaaactacaacttgtcccgcacaaaataagccctcatacggctatgtcgacgaagaaatagaaaagttatggcttttggaaggcggggaggaaataaCGGAAATTAAAAACTCGAAATTGGCCTGGTTTTTAAGGGGATAAGGGCTTATACTAGCCAATGATTGTTAACTTTTACTCAACCTAATGATATTTTACGAGATAATCTTCTCATGTACTGTAAAAGGACCTTTGGAAGCTAGTTTCTCTAAAGAATTatggaaataaaaatgtatttattttgatTTTGTAGAGCCACAAATTTGGTGGTCggtaaaaaaaattagtttttatttcaaATAGTTTTGTCTATATCAGTATTCTAGACACAAGCTTTTGCTCCAATCTATCTTTTATATTGTGAAATGTGATCATTCTTATAATTACAGTACACATTGTGCCCTTTGTGCATTTTCATATAGATAGGTGCCTTCTCTAAAGCAAATCACCCAGACTTTTAGCGGATTTCCCCAGATTTTGCTACTGAAACCCCCCCAgagatcagctgttatcactggGGAACGATGTAGGCAATAAGAATGAATGAGTAACCATAATGTTTCAGTAGAATCCACCAGTGTGATAGACACTCTTTGCACCATATGAACCCTcctttatgacatccatatgtcctAACAGGGAACATGAATATGGGCTTATAAACTACATACCCCATAGATGAAAATATCATAGAAAATGTGTACACTTTACTCAATAGCACTTATTAAAAGTCCATAAAACCATGTATAAAAGACCGGGAAACCATTGACACATTAAAAATATCAATAAACACAATGGAAAGTTGTGGCTTGTAAAAACATATATTTCGTAATCAAATCTACATGCAAATGCAGCTACTGTATAATACAAAATGTATCAAGTCTGTTGGTGTCAGATATAGagacaaaatattgtgcaaaacGTGCTAACGGGTCAAGTAGTAAACCACAGTGGGTGCAATAGAATCAGTGCATAGACAATACTTGTTCGCTCTGAACAATTTTTACCAACCCGAGTAAGACATGCTGCAATGAATGGACAAGCCACCACCTCAGTCTTTGATGCATGTTTCACCCACTGCTTCCATAAAGCTTCTATGAGGCCTGGCAGCAGACTATAGTTTTGTCTTATGACAAAACTAAATGTCTTCCCTTCTCTTCACTGGGAGTGCTCCTACTTTTATCAGTAGCGACTTATTTAATATAATGCAATTCCCTGTTTTGCAACTCTCTTTGCTCAGATTGCTCTCAGCTAAAATAATTCAAGTTATGAAAGTATGTCAAGTTATAAAACATGATGCTATTCTCTAATATCCAAGTCCAGGCACCTACAAACCTCCATGAACAGCCACAGATTATGATGTGTTCCATTCAATACTTAGTTGTCCAAACAACAGGGCCTCTTATGATAAGCTTGACTCCAGAGTACACACAATGTGAGTAGGCAGTGTCCAACCTGAACAACGTATTTAAGTAGACTGTAAAAACAATAAACTTGTGTAGATGAACCCAAAAGAATCCCAACCCAAAAATATATATGGTATAATTGGgaaaatagttttatagtttcagGTTGGATCTCTACAGGAAAGCAATGACTAGTTGGAAACTTGACCATAATGAAATAATGTAGTTCTCCCCACTTCTAATAGCTGCTTTTTAGATTTATACTAGAAATACCTTCCAAAGGCAGTAGTTCTAAAActgccatacacatgagatgcaTGTCAGACAAACCCGCCACATTAGGCGGGactggccgaccatctaatgtgtattgcgGCGTCACGACTCTTCCCCTACCACAGGCGTCGGGGGAGAAAAGAGTCGGGCATGTTAACAttttaacatgcccaatccttttgttCATTAGTAGATGAGCCGCTTTCTTACTTCTCGCTATTAAAAACACAAGCATGCTCCTCTGAGCATGGGGGAGTCAGGAGGAATATCTGTTGGTCAATTGATCGTTCGGCCGACAGCTAactaaaatgtatggccagcttaagactTTCTTGTTAGAACAGTTAAGAAAGGCAAAGTACTCTTCTATTTAAATAGTATCCCATCCTGACAACATaaaagacacaagaatgtcatctATCCTGCCAACTTAAGTTCAAACTTAAGACAGCCTATGGCATGGAGTCACAAAAACATGCATCATGTCTATAGGGCATTTAAAAGCACTGCTAGTAGCAAGCCTTTTATAGCTATAATAGAGAAAATAGTTGACTTTGAAGTAATACATTAATATGCATGTGCAAATGCAAATAATTTTTCCTCGACACAAACATATTCCTGTAAAAACATGGGTGGAATAAAATATGttgttatacagtatatatgtgcgtGTTCGACTTTCTGAATCCTTTAAATGATCTTAATAGAAATCAGAGAAAGACAATGTCAATCAAATGTTTTAATAGCCAGTTTCCAGACAAATGTTTAATATTTGATCATAGACTTTTCAGTATATGCAAGGATTTTAGGAATTGGACTTCAGTAAAAGGCAATATTAAGCACATTGGACAATGTTCCTCACCTGAATCACATCGCTGAAGTCACTATTGATGGAAAAGGACTCCTCATCATTCAGTATATCCTTTAGCTGAGGAAAATCCAAAGGCCTTAAGAAGGTGAAATCAGTTCTTTCTAATGCTGGTGAAATGCAGGTACTATAACATTGATTTGTAGGTCGATTCAATGTCTTAACCTCCATGTATTTTAAGGTACCATCTGAAGTGAGCTGAAGAGTTGGTTGGTGGTGACATTGAATGCCATTCCTTTCAGACCCGCCAAAACATTTGCATAGGCTTTGGTCATTATTTGTCCCTAAACACCTTACAGCCAGAACAATGAATGTAATGACTGACACTGCACTGACAGCAACAAGAGATATTATTAAATATAAGGTCATGTCCGATGCTTCATTATGGGCTGACTGATAGTCTTGAGACTTAGGAGTTTCATCATGTACCACCTCTTCAAAGGAAACATAGATTGTAGCTGTGCTTGATAAGGCTGGGTTTCCATTGTCCCTAACAAGAACCAAAATGGTGTACAAGCTTTCATCAGACTCAAGCAAACTTCTCATCATTCTTATTTCTCCGGTATGTGGAGTGACTTTGAACATGGAAGGATCAGATGACTCTAAGATGCTATAAGAAAGCCAAGCATTATAACCTGAATCAGCATCTACAGCTGCTATTTTGGTGATCAGATAACCTGCCGACACAGGGCGAGGTATTCTTTGATGCTCAATGTCCTCTCTAGTCAAAACTGGATATAGAATTTTTGGATGGTTATCATTTTGATCCAATACAAATATATAGAGCGTGGCATTTGTTTTTAACTTTGGCGACCCTTGATCTTCTACAAAAACTGTAACTTCTAAAAGTTGTATATGTTCATAGTTGAAAGACCGCTGAGCATAAACTTTGCCACTGTTTTCATTTATATATATGAAGGAAGATATTGGAGAACCTGCAATATAGGTTTCTGAAACAGAGAACTTTAGTTGAGAATTTTGTCCTTCATCTGCATCGGTAGCAAACAAAGTGCAAAGTAAAATTCCAGGAACATTATTTTCATATATGTAGGCATTGAAATAATGATGTGAAAAAACTGGAGGATTATCATTGACATCTGAGATATTGAGTACAATTGTTCTTTTTGTGTTCATTGGTGGCGAACCTAAATCAGTGGCGACTAAGTATATGGTGTACTGAGGTTTCATTTCTCTATCTAAAACACCATCTGTGATCAAAGAATAGTGATTTTCAAATGATTTAAATTTAAAGGGAATCCATGGTGGTATTGCTACGTGCACTTCTCCATTTTTGCCAGAATCTCGATCAATTATATTAAACAATCCAACTACTGTGCCAATAGGTGTATTTTCTGGAATTGAGTTTTCAAGGGAAGTCACATAAACTTCAGGAGCATTATCATTGGAATCTTCAATTTCTACTTGAATGACACAATGTCCTTCCATAACTGGAACACCTTTATCTCTTGCTCTTACATAGATTTCATAAAAACTAGAATCTTCAAAATCAATTCTTCCTTGAACATGAATCTCTCCAGTATATGGATCAAGCTTAAACAATTTTCCTGCTGAATTTAGACTGTGGTCCTCTAAAGAATACTCAATTTCACTGTTTGGACCTTCATCCTTATCTGTAGCATTAAGTCTTATTAATAATGTGCCCGGcataatattttctaataaactaATCTTATAAACTAGCTGATCAAATGTTGGAGGGTTATCATTGTTATCTAAGACATGGACAGTTATTTTTGTTGTCCCCGATCTAGCCGGATGGCCACCATCTAATGCAGTCAATACAAGGTGATGTTCAGCTATTTCCTCTCTGTCTAAAGAATTTTCTAATACTAATTCTGGGAAAAGCTTTCCATCTTTTAATTGCTTAACATTCAGTGAAAAGTATTGGCTTGGACTCATCTCATATGAACTGACAGCATTAGTGCCTACATCTTGGTCAATAGCGTTTTCTAAAGGGAACCTCAACCCAGGAGCTGCAAGTTCAGCTATTTTAATCAGCCTTTCATTATTGATAAAATGAGGTGAATTATCATTTATGTCCAAAACCTCAATAAACAAACGAAATAACTCTAAGGGCTTCTCTATTATCAATTCTACAGGCAACAAGCAGCTTGAACTGAAACCACACAAGCTTTCTCTGTCTATCTTTTCATTCAGTAGCAGATCTCCAGTTTCAAATCGAAATACAAAATACCTTCTGCTTTCTTCAGATCCTAGTCTTAGTCTCCGCTCAAAAGTCTGTTCAGCATTCAATCCCAGATCATGAGCCACATTTCCTATAAGTGTTCCAGGCTCGGATTCTTCTACCATAGTATAGTGTAACTGAGCAGAGACCCTTCCAAAAAATCCAAGagaaaaaacatataatactTGCCACATCCAAGCATTCCATTGCTTCTTAAAGTGCATTTTAATGAAATGCTTCCCTGAGAATGATAGGTAAAAGATGTCAGGTTGTTAGATGAACTCCCAAATCATCATATGGTCTGGATTAATCCAATAAAGCAAATTAAATCCTTACTAACTGTTCCTTTTATCAAAGCGACTTTGCATAGCTTTGTTATTCATACTGATCAAAGTGAGAGAGGGAGGGTGAGTCACTGACGGGGGTGGAGAGAAGGAAGACAGCAAAAGAAGATATTATGTGTTAGCTCTCAAGATTATTGGTTAAGAGTTACTCCCACTCTTCCAATGACTAAAACTGCTCTGGCATTACAATAAGTACTAATATAATGGCATTAGTAAGTACAGAACAACTCATATCTTCCAATGTTCATTTTTAAGAGGCAGCATTTTTGCTATAGAATAGAAAAACACAAATTCAGACAATTAAAAACCCGAACTAGAGATCCGGCGCTATCATACAATTCTATACTGTATTTTAAACATATATAATAATTCCCCT from Rhinoderma darwinii isolate aRhiDar2 chromosome 3, aRhiDar2.hap1, whole genome shotgun sequence carries:
- the LOC142750353 gene encoding protocadherin gamma-C5-like, producing the protein MVEESEPGTLIGNVAHDLGLNAEQTFERRLRLGSEESRRYFVFRFETGDLLLNEKIDRESLCGFSSSCLLPVELIIEKPLELFRLFIEVLDINDNSPHFINNERLIKIAELAAPGLRFPLENAIDQDVGTNAVSSYEMSPSQYFSLNVKQLKDGKLFPELVLENSLDREEIAEHHLVLTALDGGHPARSGTTKITVHVLDNNDNPPTFDQLVYKISLLENIMPGTLLIRLNATDKDEGPNSEIEYSLEDHSLNSAGKLFKLDPYTGEIHVQGRIDFEDSSFYEIYVRARDKGVPVMEGHCVIQVEIEDSNDNAPEVYVTSLENSIPENTPIGTVVGLFNIIDRDSGKNGEVHVAIPPWIPFKFKSFENHYSLITDGVLDREMKPQYTIYLVATDLGSPPMNTKRTIVLNISDVNDNPPVFSHHYFNAYIYENNVPGILLCTLFATDADEGQNSQLKFSVSETYIAGSPISSFIYINENSGKVYAQRSFNYEHIQLLEVTVFVEDQGSPKLKTNATLYIFVLDQNDNHPKILYPVLTREDIEHQRIPRPVSAGYLITKIAAVDADSGYNAWLSYSILESSDPSMFKVTPHTGEIRMMRSLLESDESLYTILVLVRDNGNPALSSTATIYVSFEEVVHDETPKSQDYQSAHNEASDMTLYLIISLVAVSAVSVITFIVLAVRCLGTNNDQSLCKCFGGSERNGIQCHHQPTLQLTSDGTLKYMEVKTLNRPTNQCYSTCISPALERTDFTFLRPLDFPQLKDILNDEESFSINSDFSDVIQVRNIVQCA